From the genome of Symphalangus syndactylus isolate Jambi chromosome 5, NHGRI_mSymSyn1-v2.1_pri, whole genome shotgun sequence, one region includes:
- the FGF6 gene encoding fibroblast growth factor 6, with protein MALGQRLFISMSPGAGRLQGTLWALVFLGILVGMVVPLPAGTRANNTLLDSRGWGTLLSRSRAGLAGEIAGVNWESGYLVGIKRQRRLYCNVGIGFHLQVLPDGRISGTHEENPYSLLEISTVERGVVSLFGVRSALFVAMNSKGRLYATPSFQEECKFRETLLPNNYNAYESDLYRGTYIALSKYGRVKRGSKVSPIMTVTHFLPRI; from the exons ATGGCCCTGGGACAGAGGCTGTTCATCAGTATGTCCCCGGGAGCAGGACGTCTGCAGGGCACGCTGTGGGCTCTCGTCTTCCTAGGCATCctagtgggcatggtggtgcccttGCCTGCAGGCACCCGTGCCAACAACACGCTGCTGGACTCGAGGGGCTGGGGCACCCTGCTGTCCAGGTCTCGCGCTGGACTAGCTGGAGAGATCGCCGGGGTGAACTGGGAAAGTGGCTATTTGGTGGGGATCAAGCGGCAGCGGAGGCTCTACTGCAACGTGGGCATCGGCTTTCACCTCCAGGTGCTCCCCGACGGCAGGATCAGCGGGACCCACGAGGAGAACCCCTACA GCCTGCTGGAAATTTCCACTGTGGAGCGAGGCGTGGTGAGTCTCTTTGGAGTGAGAAGTGCCCTCTTCGTTGCCATGAACAGTAAAGGAAGATTGTATGCAACG CCCAGCTTCCAAGAAGAATGTAAGTTCAGAGAAACTCTCCTGCCCAACAATTACAACGCCTACGAGTCAGACTTGTACCGAGGGACCTACATCGCCCTGAGCAAATACGGACGGGTAAAGCGGGGCAGCAAGGTGTCCCCGATCATGACTGTCACTCATTTCCTTCCCAGGATATAA